The stretch of DNA TTTGACTAATCCTTTAACATTACCGTGactaaacatttcaaaatatcaACAGAAGGGGATGGATAATGTGCAACCGGCATGGACAAATAGATGGCAGCGGTGTAAAAGGAGACGCTGTATTGGCCATAAACACCACGTTAGTGAAgtggacagaaacagagacaaccTGACAAGTATGCAGTGACATTGCTCAGAGTGACGTCACTCAAATCCTCACGGAGACAAGCTCGTGTACCGACGTCTGTACACCGACAacagaaaaatcaaaacatCAGGACGTGACGGACGTAAACAAAAGTGAACATTTCCATTTAAGTACTCACTTAAATGAGATTCCCATATGCCCTTGATATGCCATGACCCTTCGACACAGTACAGCACATTAACATTTTGCATATCAACATCTCATTCCTCCAGTTGAAGTCAACATCTTTAGTTCTCCTTTGGTGCAGTGTTAAAGAGCATCCAAATGCAACgcaaaccattaaaaaaaaccaaacatcatTATTGTCGTTTACAGGCGTGCCCCTCTGTCATGCTGCACAGTTACGTTCACACAGCCATTCCCATGAGCGCAGCCTTGAATGAATAAAAGCAAGTGCTGCAGGGTCAGGGGTGGAGGAGCAGACTGGTGTGGGGGAACTCAGACAGGCAAAGGGGCGTGAGTACAGAGCctctgagagaaagagagcatgTTCCTCTGCAGGTGGCAACACCCAACCTCCCAACCCTCCTCTACCTGCCCTCTAACGCCGCAACAGGCTCGCCGCGTGCGGTCTAAAGTACCTTTAGAGTGTTGTGAGAGTTGATACTGCGCCTGCGACCCTCCTCCAGCTGCATCTCAGCGTAAAGatcttcctcgtcctcctccatgATGTCGGACAGGTCAGAGCCCCGGCTGCTCTCCGTGTGGTACTCCTCACTGTGGCTgtagtggtggtgatggtgctgctgctgctgctgctgagaaaggACAGAAGTGCAGTGTTAAAGACGTATAATGTCGGATTATGAGAGACTGCACTCGCTGGAGACACAAATATAATCTATAAAGAAGCAGAAATGAGTTAATGAGTAAAGATTTGTCCATTTGTATGCGtctgattttcattttcttcctaAAAACAAGTTCAGTACATTCAGTGATTGGCTGAGCAGGGctttttttgtgctgtttttggaAAGTACCTGTCTGCCCAGCTCTGAGCCTCGGAGGAACTCATCCACGGAGGCTCCTCTCCGCCGTGCATGAGGGGAGTCGTAgccgtcctcctcctcatcagagTTGAGCGGATGCAACGTGTTTCCTCGTTCACTAAAGATGTTCCTTTTCTCAATCTGACAGGAGACATGTTAAGACTTAAATTGAAAGTATATCCAAATTATTTCATGCAGCAGCAAatgtatcatttattttactaagCACAATTTACCATGAGCATAATGGAAAATCCAGCTCGATTCTGTCACATGATGTGATTTACATTGTTTAAaacactgtatatttacatgATATAAACTGTTGTAAGACCCATGAACGTACTCTGTTACCCTCAGCAAACACTCTCTGGGCAGCTTCCCTGGCCATGGCCTTGGCGATGGTGTTTGTGATGGGGACTCCCTGAGGCTGCGGCAGGATTCTCTGAGGAGAGGGCGATCGCCGTGGCTGGAAGTGCGGCGGCTCAAGGTTGGATCCGCGCATGGAAGGCAGCGGAGATGGGGATCGCTCCCAGGGCTGGGCTGTCCGTAGGCCAACCTCATGCTCTTTGGTTTCAGACTCTCTGGCACTTACGGACGGCTTGGACTTAGGCATGGGCTGGCGTTGGAAATGGGGctggggagggggaggagggggaggaggggggtgacAGACGGGCTGCGAGTGCGGCTGTGCGTGGGGCAGAGTGTGGGGCTGCGCTCGAGACAGAGCCTGCATCTGCGGCTGTGGGTGATTCAGGGGATACGTCGGATAAGGAGGGTGCGACATGGGGACATGAGGTGGCGCTGTGGTTCGATGGGAGAGGCGCGGAGAGCCCAAGAGATTGTGTGGAATGACGGCTACCGGCGAGTCCTGCGACTCTCCTTGTGTGGATAACGTCCTTACTATGACTTCCCTCGCCTCCAAACACTGAATCCTGTTTAGCTCCACGGTCACATAGTCTGCTGTGGGGTACAAGACCTCTGCTATCTGCATTCACAAAGAAATCACAGGAGTCCTTACCAAGAATGCAATTCACAGTGTTAAGATGCAAAAGCATTTACGCCACAGAAACATGAACTTGCAGATGTTGAAAATGCATGTATCAGTGATGAAGCACCACGTTACAGCTGTAACTGAAGCAATGCCTGTTCAAAGAGGCTAAATATCGGCATTATACATTTCTTCCAGGAGATGGCAGTGTAGTCCTACTGACTGAAGTCAACACTGAGGCCTAGGTCATAAAACTCAAAAGACATTACACTGACGTGTGAGACGCGGGCTACCTTTTGTCCCTTTGTGCACACAGCGTAGCCAATCACGCTGGCCCCGTTTGACATCCCTGAAGGTGTCAGAGGTGGCGGCTTCCATCTGACCTGCAGGAACCCAGGAGTCTGACCACACTGGACCTGCACCTCCTGCGGGGGGAGAGGGGGGCCCGGGGAGCATAACAAACTCGCTGGAtaaggagagagaagaaaaaaaagaaaaaaaagaaaaaaaaagacagctcAACAGTGGCTGATCCATTTTCTGCCAGGCTGACCAAATATGAACGCGCTGACCTCAGCACTACGTTCAGTAACCATTTCACCGCGGCATACGAGGTCCTGCAGGGCGCCGTGATATAAAGCATACAATTGATCGAAAATAAAATGAGATATTTCCGTATTGAACAAAGGGCATTTATGATGTAGTGACAGTTGAATGGAGTGTTCATTGTAGCCCAAATGCTgcagtttatttatattcatctcTACGCAGCTTTATTGTGaggtttttattcatattttcccGTCATTCAGGCAGAAGGTGCAAAGGCAATGTTTGCCGACACGAGCCCgtcagtgtacagtatgtactgtgACAGCACCAATACTGCCAAATACTCACTGGAAATATTCTATggaacatcaaaaaaaaaaaaaaatccctggaAATCTGTCAGGGATGCATGCATACTAAACAACATATCCATCTGTGCAACGCTGCCGCTCCCCTGCAGTCGCACAGTGAGGGTGAAGCAGTCAGCAGTATCTCGGAGCTGCGGCATGCAGAAGTGTGCGGGTCAGACAATCTACATTATTGCAATCTTAATCACATTTCAGCACACAACTAATGAAGTCACTGGTTTAAAGAGCACATGAAGGCCTAATATAAGAGAGCCTCCAGACAGCGTCCCCCTTATCGAGTTGTCCGCCACCAACACCGAGACTATTTCGGCTGCCTCTAATTACTAAGTTCAATAGACGGATCATTTAATGAACTCTCAGCATGTTCTCTCGTCAGCTGCCAGTGAAAAACGTCAATTCAAACATCGGCATCCGTCTCTCACTGTCCTCCCTCCCCCCTGAGTCTCTCTGAGCCCTTTCTCTTCCCTCCCTTTTAACATTTCACAACTAGTTAGTTGTCTTCATCATCTCTGACTGTAACcttttaaccctaacctcaacaaTGCAAGATTTGAGCCCGAGGTTAGAATGTGACAGGCATCATGTGAGCagtccaaataaaaaaatgtcagctgaatagagctgaaacaattaatggattcatcgattattaattgattactaaattatttaATCGGTCCAAagctgttttcatgattaaaacaagatttccaattgttcaagcttcttaaatgtgagtattttcttcatttctttgctctggacaacaaagaaatcattttggtatgtggacaaaataagacattcgtgaacgtcatcatttccaggtttgatgaacaacgattgacattttttaacgtttcctgacattttatgaaaataatcgatttTAGCACCTCTTGTGCTACCAAGACTTGGTAGTACACCCTTAAAAGTGTGTCCCTCAAATTCCCCCAAAGCAACAATGCCACATTTCTGAATCATTTTTGACAACTGGCTAAAtattttctacacacacacaaaacagcacCATAACTGAAGCTGCCTGTGTAGAGACTCACTCTTATCGGTTCTCACTTTAAAGGATTTGCTGTAACGAGAGCCAGGCTGTGAGGCCTAAGTTAATGCTGGCAACAGCAAAGCATCAACGAGCCTCGTGGGAGCAGGAATCCCAGAGATCTATCCTCACTATTTACACTAATTTGGCTTTGagagactcttttttttcccccccagtgTTATGTAATTTCATTCAGCAAATACTTCTCCAGTGTTTCGTTTTTGCAGAtctctctctatttctttttttttttaataccatgAACGTCTCTTAACGCACGAGTGCACAAATAAATCTGTGAGGGCAATCAAAAAGCGTCTAGGGACGAATGAAAGAAGGCGGAGGTATTTGTCAGGTTTGCAAATGTAATACGGCAGagtaaacaaaatgttaaatatcaGATGGCTTCCGTCATGTAATATCAGACGGCCTTGAAACAGAATAGACTACAAGGATGGAGGTAACAGGAGAGTAATGTCTGCGTGAGACGCAGTAAATCACGGACAAACCACAAATATCAACTTCATAGTATAAGTGTCCCTGAACATGAAGAATAAAGGCGTAAACGTGGGGAATGTTTTGAAGTCTGACCTGCAGGCTGAGTGCAGAACTCCACCGAGATTTCCCTCTTTTCCCTTTGATCCATCGGAAGCTGCCAAGGCACCTGGTGCGGCTGCGCCGCAACCTTCACCTTGTGAACCGTCATCGACTTCAGGTTGAAGAACTTGTATCTGTAGCCCCCTGCCTTCACCATGTCGTACTCGGCGCCGTTGAGGAAGATGGTGTGACTGTAGTTGCTGTTGCTGGGCATCCACGAGAGCTCAGCGGAGGCCTGTGTGATGTTGTCCACCCGAAGGTAGTAAGGTGCCACCACCACGTCCTTGCCTACGAGCAGAGTGCACCGGAGCTCGTCCGACGGGCCCCGGTCAGTGATGCTTTGCACTGAGATACGGTAGGTGTTGGTGGCTAGATTAAGCTTTTCAATCAGAGACTTTGTCCTGCCCCCGTAGGGGACACTCATGCGCACCTCCTTATCCACCAAGACATTGTAGCCACTGATGGAACCCCAGCCCAGCGGGACCACGGGAGGATCCCAACCAATAATGACACTCTTGGCCAGTTGTTTAATCAGCGTGATGCGGCGGGGATAAGGCACAATGTCTTCACCGACCTCGTCAATGTTGACATCCAGGGTTCCCGTGCCATTGCTGGAAGAACCCAGTAGGTCGATGCCCAAGCTGCTCGTACTCAGACAGTCTAGTTTACTGTCAGACAGCAGGCTGCTTATGCTCGTTCCTGTTCCTGTGCCGACCCCCAGTCTCTGAGACCCCAGGCTACTGTGGTTGAGGTAGCCAGGTTGTTTAGCCACTGTGTCCCTGTGCTGGACAGAGGATGTCTCCTCATCTTTGACAAAATCCACAAAATTGGAGGGGACGAGGCCCCGCTGTCCATCCAGCAGCTCTCCTGTGGAGCAGGGAAAAAGCAGACGGTGATATTCAGTATAAAAccacaacataaaacaataatgtcCGCTCGGTTCAGACCTTCATAAAAGCCATCCTCGTCCATTGTCCCGTAAACGTAGAGGTATTTCcctgccaccagggggagctCTGCCTCAGGATGCTCATTAGGCCCATCATAAGGATTGTAACTATAGCaggtaaaatataataaatgacaacaaagtGTTATATCTGATACATGTTATACAATTGTAcaagaatcttttttttacagtgttcacTGATATActgagatttttatttatttttttacaaatctaACAGAGGTGGAGACAGAGTAGGCTGAAAGCTCTGGCTCagtgtcaccttttttttccacatgctaTGAGGATTCCAATTATTTTTTGTGCTGACAGGTCATTTTCTTCAGAGATAGAAACACTGAATCATCTTTAAGACCAGAGCGGAGCCTCGCGAGGGAAGGCAAATCATCTGAGCAACATTTGTCTGGGACTGTAAGCAGCTTTTTCACTTGACTGTTAAGGGGGATTTAAAGGATTTTTTGGCCACCTCTCGTGAACAAAACACTTTGCTTTGGACATTTATACTGAGTCACTCTGGTCTGGGAGGTCTTGTAATGTGAACACGAAAGCTCCAGTTGGCAGTTTTTGGAAATACAGTGAAACAAACTGGAACACTTCCAAAGAGAAAACTTATCTAATCTGcttaatgaattatttattattattaacaaatgGGGAGGGAAACGATACAATTTGCAATTCATTTGTTTCAGCTTTGAAACATAAGAACATAAAATGGTGCTGTCTTGCAACGACACATGATAATGCCAACAGCCTCATGGCAACAATCATAAATGACATaaactgacaaataaaaaaataagtctaacagagagaatgttttttttttttgcaagctAATATTGAAGAGGCTAAAAGCCCATTCAGAGGGACAATTTCCGCAGGAGTGTTTTGTTGCTGACTCAAATCTGTGAGTGCTGATTTCCCTCTGGCCTGCAGTGaattaacagacacaaaaatccACCTAAACAGTCACATATCTACATGGGATCTCTGCTAAGGGAAGAACCAAAGGTGACTGGCGTGTTATGTGACGAGCAGCATCATTATTAACATCTGACATTCAACACCTCGTCATAGAATAATTGTCCTAATTATTGCTTTTAAAGCTTATCGGATGAAACAAGTCCAGCTTGTTTGTCTCTAGTGATTAAAGAAACATACGCTGTGTGAACATACCTGTACCGAGCAACACACAGTCGGACCTTCCCTGTAAATCTTGGTTTGGACCTGGTGGTTGAGCTCAGCTCTTTGTCCATCTAAATCAGGCAAACAGAACATCAACATCTAatgtcctaaaaaaaaacattacgaTCAGTCCTGAGAAGCCAGCGTGCACACGTTTAACCAGGATGCTGCATAGATTTCAGATTAAAAGgtagaaaattacattttcttcaaatcACAAACAAAGAGCAGTGAAAAACTAACATTAGAGAGTTGAGGTTCAAAGTGCTGTTTAACCTTCAGATACACTCTCAAGTTCAGTGACGCGCAGCGAGGTTCATGCTCTGGAGTGGgatgtacaaatatatgaacccaaaaatagaagcttatatttcaattttgacactaaactgaaacatttagctgttttaaaagcttttaattatgctttaatcaattccatactgttcaacaatatgataacaaggaaaataaaagaagatttattaatataagttacattttttaaaattgaaacttttttttggcttgatccctctcttttttttaattaaaattgaaaCTTGTGTATGGTGTTATCTTTAGATGTACATATATCTTGTAAGTCCATCTCTCCGTCACATGAACTGTGTAATCAAACATCGCTCATCGCTGCCTCACCTCGCCGCTGTCCcgtgtatttgaacaggaaaaTGCGTTTTTGACCATAGAAATGTTGTAATCatacagaaaacaaatgtatagaacagtcaagtggacaaattgattttcttttatcattagTTGGTATTTGACTTGTCTCCCCTGCGTCCCCTGACTGCACGTCACTGTCTCAAGTTCAGTGTTGTCACTTGACAAACCTAATAACAAGATTAGATTTGTGCGAATTGCAAAAGAAAGGATTGTCTTCTTTAGTCCAGGCCAAGTTTGTTATTAAAAAAGTTTGGCTGGTCAAAGAGAGTTGTGAGAAAACAGAAGACGAGATGTTGCATAACAACAGACCTCAGAGAGGAACGCCCGCGCTGGGCTGCTGGCTCGAGTGCGAGTGAGGAATGTTGGCTTGACAGAGAGGAGCTCGGGTTTGTCCCCGCTGATCTGGAGAGGCCGAATGAACTCCGATATCAAAGATCTGCTTGTCGGAGCCTCATTGCCTGtggaacaaacacaaacgtcTCTCATCAGATCCACAAATCAAAAACTTGaaccaaataaatgtaatacatCATAATCGCTGTACGTAACAGTTAATTTACTAAACGACTGTCTCTgtcaaataaaatctaaaaaaatggaaatacaaacatttaaatattcaatcatttacAGTGCATGTCATTTAAGACATAAATCATATGAATACCCAATTCAGATTGTACTACCACTCGTACAGTTTATATTAAATCATTTCAGTTTCATTGCACAACATGAATATAACAGTAACTATTGACGCATTTGTGAATTCAAGTCAAATACACAACACAGGTTCTGTCAGTTAGAGAGCGTTTATCTCTGTGGTGGATTATTCCATTAGCAGCGTTGTGCTCCTTGTGCTGATTAAAAGTCAGAGGCCGAACCTGTAACACTTCTAAATCCAGCTGCGATTCTCTCACCTCCCTGCGAGAGGAGCGACATGTGATATGTGCAGAGCGGAGTTATAGTTGGCATCGCTTTCATCGACAGAGAGGATACACTTTTTTTCCCAACAGCACAGCACTTTGGCAAGAAGCGGCTGCATCAAGCAAAGCTCATTTGTTGGTGTCGGGTGGAAATGAGATGTGAAAATATGAACCCATACACCGCGGAGCACCCAGGATGTATCGATATTAATATTTTCAAAACACTGATGGttaaatagaaatagaataaaaaactGACACACACCTTTTCCTATGGGGGCAGCCAGTCCATTTAGGAGCTGGGACAGGGATTTGTTGGGCGACCCAGGAGAGTCACATAgatttaaaggttcagtgctGAGGATGTCGAACTTTCCCGCCTGGAGCCGGAACTTCTCCAGCTCTTTTGACAGGAGGTTGAACTGTTCACTCTGGTTCCGACATTTCTCCTCCAGCTCGCGGACTTTGGCCTGATGATAATGAGGAAGGAACGTCATCgagggaggacagagagagacagggaaggaaggaaggaagaagacAAAAAGAGTGATATGTGGGCAGATGAGGAAAGGGAAAGACAGAATggtaaaaacagagaaacaaattAAGTATACAACAAGTGTGATACTGTCAAACCACAAAAAGAACAAAGCATGAAATTTCACTGTGGGACTGTGAACATCTCTCTCATCAAGTCAAGGAACGACTTGACGGCGACTGACAGTAACAGACCACATGCACAGCTACAGGACACTCACTGCTGAAAGATGAGAAAGCATCTCGCTTTAAGGAAGTTTAACTTTACAGTCTCTTAGAGGATGAATCTGATGATAGTTTGTACTTTAAATTATTGTCAAATTATACCTTGAAAGGTCCAACAGCAACGTAGTAAACAAATAGCTACTTgtgtgttaaaggaatactacatTTGGGGTAGTATTTTTTCTTACTgtaacgctaattccgcactttatAGACCCACTCGTggggggggcgggacctcattcccagaatgtaaacagtgtccgccatctttgctaacagttacgctcacaggaccaagtgtcactggtgcgcacgtaacaaagaaaagaatgaagatatttctcaactcaagcacaatttttcaaaaacactacccctattctagtaatacaaagctaaatgctaattggtgaagtattcctttaagtatcAGCTGCATACAGCTTTGAAACATTTACTAAAACATACAGTGACCAGCATGTTTAGAAAAAGActtctaaaaacaaaaatacatacacTCTTCCATAATGGAAGTTGGCGAATATCGTTGGTTTTCATAGGGAGATGTTGACAATAGAAAAGGATCATCAGCCATACTCTAAGAGCAGGAAACAAGCTAACACCGATACATATTTAGTTTGAGCAGGAATAAAGCAAAATTCCAGGAGCTACAGCCTGAGACGCCGATGCTACCGTGGAATTTTAACGCActgcccaaaacacacacacacacacacacagcaacacctGCTGCAACAGAACACTGTGCGCTGTTCTGCTAAGGCACTGAGTCCATGTCATGCAGACGCGTTGGGGCTGGATT from Solea solea chromosome 8, fSolSol10.1, whole genome shotgun sequence encodes:
- the rimbp2b gene encoding RIMS-binding protein 2 isoform X14: MRELVFKACTVAVWERETEISTTRKECEALEAEVKKKNQTCQTLENELQDFLQENKHVNLQLYNSNHKVSEYEKVKSEYAQLKETLGAVTQERDLALWERNQLQGKLENLEQVLKHMREAAERRQQLELEHEQALAVLNAKQQEIDLLQQAQVEAKKEHEGAVHLLENHLDSMQAKVRELEEKCRNQSEQFNLLSKELEKFRLQAGKFDILSTEPLNLCDSPGSPNKSLSQLLNGLAAPIGKGNEAPTSRSLISEFIRPLQISGDKPELLSVKPTFLTRTRASSPARAFLSEMDKELSSTTRSKPRFTGKVRLCVARYSYNPYDGPNEHPEAELPLVAGKYLYVYGTMDEDGFYEGELLDGQRGLVPSNFVDFVKDEETSSVQHRDTVAKQPGYLNHSSLGSQRLGVGTGTGTSISSLLSDSKLDCLSTSSLGIDLLGSSSNGTGTLDVNIDEVGEDIVPYPRRITLIKQLAKSVIIGWDPPVVPLGWGSISGYNVLVDKEVRMSVPYGGRTKSLIEKLNLATNTYRISVQSITDRGPSDELRCTLLVGKDVVVAPYYLRVDNITQASAELSWMPSNSNYSHTIFLNGAEYDMVKAGGYRYKFFNLKSMTVHKVKVAAQPHQVPWQLPMDQREKREISVEFCTQPAASLLCSPGPPLPPQEVQVQCGQTPGFLQVRWKPPPLTPSGMSNGASVIGYAVCTKGQKIAEVLYPTADYVTVELNRIQCLEAREVIVRTLSTQGESQDSPVAVIPHNLLGSPRLSHRTTAPPHVPMSHPPYPTYPLNHPQPQMQALSRAQPHTLPHAQPHSQPVCHPPPPPPPPPQPHFQRQPMPKSKPSVSARESETKEHEVGLRTAQPWERSPSPLPSMRGSNLEPPHFQPRRSPSPQRILPQPQGVPITNTIAKAMAREAAQRVFAEGNRIEKRNIFSERGNTLHPLNSDEEEDGYDSPHARRRGASVDEFLRGSELGRQQQQQQHHHHHYSHSEEYHTESSRGSDLSDIMEEDEEDLYAEMQLEEGRRRSINSHNTLKIIGNSPSHGSADRLDNSGRRPVHIGNPPQRRPIPSIEITMDSNSEGSEGNLSPVKEDVYFGSVARRRIWRSMSSEDQYDGYGGRRHGRGRRSADFYEESEQEETTRVFVALFDYDPLSMSPNPDAADEELPFKEGQIIKVFGNKDTDGFYRAQIRERAGLIPCNMVSEIQTEDDDMMGQLLQQGFLPLNTPVEKLERNRRSGRQHPMSTRRMVALYDYDPRESSPNVDVEAELTFCAGDVITVFGEIDEDGFYYGELNGHKGLVPSNFLEEVPDDVEVFLTDSPSRYPQDNPARIKTKRVPSGKIGSAQRSSLSYSASTHPGFMSRHYGARLDMYAS
- the rimbp2b gene encoding RIMS-binding protein 2 isoform X5; translation: MRELVFKACTVAVWERETEISTTRKECEALEAEVKKKNQTCQTLENELQDFLQENKHVNLQLYNSNHKVSEYEKVKSEYAQLKETLGAVTQERDLALWERNQLQGKLENLEQVLKHMREAAERRQQLELEHEQALAVLNAKQQEIDLLQQAQVEAKKEHEGAVHLLENHLDSMQAKVRELEEKCRNQSEQFNLLSKELEKFRLQAGKFDILSTEPLNLCDSPGSPNKSLSQLLNGLAAPIGKGNEAPTSRSLISEFIRPLQISGDKPELLSVKPTFLTRTRASSPARAFLSEMDKELSSTTRSKPRFTGKVRLCVARYSYNPYDGPNEHPEAELPLVAGKYLYVYGTMDEDGFYEGELLDGQRGLVPSNFVDFVKDEETSSVQHRDTVAKQPGYLNHSSLGSQRLGVGTGTGTSISSLLSDSKLDCLSTSSLGIDLLGSSSNGTGTLDVNIDEVGEDIVPYPRRITLIKQLAKSVIIGWDPPVVPLGWGSISGYNVLVDKEVRMSVPYGGRTKSLIEKLNLATNTYRISVQSITDRGPSDELRCTLLVGKDVVVAPYYLRVDNITQASAELSWMPSNSNYSHTIFLNGAEYDMVKAGGYRYKFFNLKSMTVHKVKVAAQPHQVPWQLPMDQREKREISVEFCTQPAASLLCSPGPPLPPQEVQVQCGQTPGFLQVRWKPPPLTPSGMSNGASVIGYAVCTKGQKIAEVLYPTADYVTVELNRIQCLEAREVIVRTLSTQGESQDSPVAVIPHNLLGSPRLSHRTTAPPHVPMSHPPYPTYPLNHPQPQMQALSRAQPHTLPHAQPHSQPVCHPPPPPPPPPQPHFQRQPMPKSKPSVSARESETKEHEVGLRTAQPWERSPSPLPSMRGSNLEPPHFQPRRSPSPQRILPQPQGVPITNTIAKAMAREAAQRVFAEGNRIEKRNIFSERGNTLHPLNSDEEEDGYDSPHARRRGASVDEFLRGSELGRQQQQQQHHHHHYSHSEEYHTESSRGSDLSDIMEEDEEDLYAEMQLEEGRRRSINSHNTLKAYYKRQDLAEERDCWDLQKEVVKQKSLRSKRLHSIPEVAEEEQDSVDGMGQRLCFEDGGRPGTPHAQRRMYPQDPHMNNHPAPNKTTRLLQRQRSSPRFTDYRYYYNPDDRSLGRPNRQNTKSPDSGLDCGSEEEGSLGRGHRGYYAQASPMRGPVRIIHCEGPVERRALAMGRKRTLTRQCSVEEEFSDLPVTAVKLVDKGDFRNREHFGPCRVAGPRNYSREGALSEGRLNELDRVYYSPHREARAQSLSRLTRDHSLIIGNSPSHGSADRLDNSGRRPVHIGNPPQRRPIPSIEITMDSNSEGSEGNLSPVKEDVYFGSVARRRIWRSMSSEDQYDGYGGRRHGRGRRSADFYEESEQEETTRVFVALFDYDPLSMSPNPDAADEELPFKEGQIIKVFGNKDTDGFYRAQIRERAGLIPCNMVSEIQTEDDDMMGQLLQQGFLPLNTPVEKLERNRRSGRQHPMSTRRMVALYDYDPRESSPNVDVEYEGSRLNEEAELTFCAGDVITVFGEIDEDGFYYGELNGHKGLVPSNFLEEVPDDVEVFLTDSPSRYPQDNPARIKTKRVPSGKIGSAQRSSLSYSASTHPGFMSRHYGARLDMYAS
- the rimbp2b gene encoding RIMS-binding protein 2 isoform X18 produces the protein MRELVFKACTVAVWERETEISTTRKECEALEAEVKKKNQTCQTLENELQDFLQENKHVNLQLYNSNHKVSEYEKVKSEYAQLKETLGAVTQERDLALWERNQLQGKLENLEQVLKHMREAAERRQQLELEHEQALAVLNAKQQEIDLLQQAQVEAKKEHEGAVHLLEAKVRELEEKCRNQSEQFNLLSKELEKFRLQAGKFDILSTEPLNLCDSPGSPNKSLSQLLNGLAAPIGKGNEAPTSRSLISEFIRPLQISGDKPELLSVKPTFLTRTRASSPARAFLSEMDKELSSTTRSKPRFTGKVRLCVARYSYNPYDGPNEHPEAELPLVAGKYLYVYGTMDEDGFYEGELLDGQRGLVPSNFVDFVKDEETSSVQHRDTVAKQPGYLNHSSLGSQRLGVGTGTGTSISSLLSDSKLDCLSTSSLGIDLLGSSSNGTGTLDVNIDEVGEDIVPYPRRITLIKQLAKSVIIGWDPPVVPLGWGSISGYNVLVDKEVRMSVPYGGRTKSLIEKLNLATNTYRISVQSITDRGPSDELRCTLLVGKDVVVAPYYLRVDNITQASAELSWMPSNSNYSHTIFLNGAEYDMVKAGGYRYKFFNLKSMTVHKVKVAAQPHQVPWQLPMDQREKREISVEFCTQPAASLLCSPGPPLPPQEVQVQCGQTPGFLQVRWKPPPLTPSGMSNGASVIGYAVCTKGQKIAEVLYPTADYVTVELNRIQCLEAREVIVRTLSTQGESQDSPVAVIPHNLLGSPRLSHRTTAPPHVPMSHPPYPTYPLNHPQPQMQALSRAQPHTLPHAQPHSQPVCHPPPPPPPPPQPHFQRQPMPKSKPSVSARESETKEHEVGLRTAQPWERSPSPLPSMRGSNLEPPHFQPRRSPSPQRILPQPQGVPITNTIAKAMAREAAQRVFAEGNRIEKRNIFSERGNTLHPLNSDEEEDGYDSPHARRRGASVDEFLRGSELGRQQQQQQHHHHHYSHSEEYHTESSRGSDLSDIMEEDEEDLYAEMQLEEGRRRSINSHNTLKIIGNSPSHGSADRLDNSGRRPVHIGNPPQRRPIPSIDGYGGRRHGRGRRSADFYEESEQEETTRVFVALFDYDPLSMSPNPDAADEELPFKEGQIIKVFGNKDTDGFYRAQIRERAGLIPCNMVSEIQTEDDDMMGQLLQQGFLPLNTPVEKLERNRRSGRQHPMSTRRMVALYDYDPRESSPNVDVEAELTFCAGDVITVFGEIDEDGFYYGELNGHKGLVPSNFLEEVPDDVEVFLTDSPSRYPQDNPARIKTKRKKSVHFTP